A single Bacteroidota bacterium DNA region contains:
- the ung gene encoding uracil-DNA glycosylase yields MSLADTVQLAADWKQVLAPALEAPSFRQLVQFLKAEKAAGKTLYPPGPLIFNAFAHTPYRQVKAVILGQDPYHGPGQAHGLCFSVPPGVPIPPSLANIYKELQADLGQAPPPHGNLERWARQGILLLNATLTVQAEQAGSHQHRGWEPFTDAVIQALNERPGPPIVFLLWGSYAQKKGQIINRNRHQVLQAPHPSPLSAHRGFLGCRHFSQANAHLLASGQAPIDWTP; encoded by the coding sequence ATGTCCCTAGCCGATACGGTACAGCTGGCCGCCGACTGGAAGCAGGTGCTGGCCCCCGCCCTGGAGGCGCCCAGCTTCCGGCAGCTGGTGCAGTTTCTGAAAGCCGAAAAGGCCGCCGGAAAAACCCTGTATCCCCCCGGGCCCCTTATTTTCAATGCCTTTGCGCATACGCCCTACCGGCAGGTGAAAGCGGTCATCCTGGGCCAGGACCCCTACCACGGGCCCGGGCAGGCACACGGGCTATGCTTCTCGGTACCCCCGGGGGTGCCCATCCCGCCCTCGCTGGCCAACATCTACAAGGAGCTGCAGGCCGACCTGGGCCAGGCCCCGCCACCCCACGGTAACCTGGAGCGCTGGGCCCGGCAGGGCATCCTGCTGCTAAATGCCACCCTGACGGTGCAGGCTGAGCAGGCGGGTAGCCACCAGCACCGAGGCTGGGAACCCTTTACCGATGCCGTTATCCAGGCGCTGAACGAACGGCCAGGGCCGCCCATTGTCTTCCTGCTGTGGGGCAGCTATGCCCAGAAGAAGGGCCAGATCATAAACCGAAACAGGCATCAGGTGCTACAGGCACCCCACCCCAGCCCACTCTCTGCCCACCGGGGCTTCCTGGGCTGCCGTCATTTCTCGCAGGCAAACGCGCACCTGCTCGCCAGCGGCCAGGCCCCCATCGACTGGACTCCCTAA
- a CDS encoding magnesium chelatase — MSTLALEKIQSLGQLKAAGYQPKSVKQELRDNLVQALKAGQDPFRGILGYEDSVIPELQTAILSRHNILLLGLRGQAKTRIARQLVQLLDPYIPIVAGSEIQDDPFRPLSRFAIDTVHEAGEDTPIDWLHRDQRYVEKLATPDVSVADLIGDLDPIKAATLKLSYADERAIHFGLIPRAHRCLFVINELPDLQPRIQVALFNILQEQDIQIRGFRLRFPLDVQFVFTANPEDYTNRGSIVTPLKDRIESQILTHYPESVDVATAITRQEARTLPEQRTRAHVPELVARLLELVAFEARDSEYVDAHSGVSARLTISGMEQLHSAVELRLLQNGQAQDHARIGDLYSVIPAITGKIELVYEGEQEGPAAVAHALIGKAIRRQFNELYPNPERLKKEKESNVYEAVIQWFNSGQQLDLTRTQTHGDYAAALQRVPGLAQLVEHHHPGLEAQTRNLHMELILHGLSEQSQISRHRLARGVQFTDMLGSLFSTDFSFDDEEEDDEA; from the coding sequence ATGTCTACTCTCGCCCTCGAAAAAATACAGTCTCTGGGACAGCTGAAGGCAGCTGGCTACCAGCCCAAAAGCGTGAAGCAGGAACTGCGCGATAACCTGGTGCAGGCCCTGAAGGCAGGCCAAGACCCCTTTCGGGGCATCCTGGGCTATGAGGACAGCGTGATCCCCGAGCTGCAAACAGCCATCCTGAGCCGACACAACATCCTGCTGCTGGGCCTGCGCGGGCAGGCCAAAACCCGCATAGCCCGCCAGCTGGTGCAGCTACTGGATCCATACATCCCCATTGTGGCCGGCAGCGAGATCCAGGACGACCCCTTCCGGCCCCTCAGCCGTTTTGCCATCGACACCGTGCACGAGGCCGGAGAGGATACCCCCATAGACTGGCTGCACCGAGACCAACGCTATGTGGAGAAGCTGGCTACCCCAGACGTGAGCGTGGCCGACCTGATAGGCGACCTGGACCCCATAAAGGCCGCTACCCTGAAGCTGAGCTACGCCGATGAGCGAGCCATCCACTTCGGCCTCATCCCACGCGCCCACCGGTGCCTGTTTGTCATCAATGAGCTGCCCGACCTGCAGCCCCGCATCCAGGTAGCCCTCTTCAATATCCTGCAGGAGCAGGATATACAGATCCGGGGCTTTCGCCTGCGCTTTCCGCTGGATGTGCAGTTCGTCTTTACCGCCAACCCCGAGGACTATACCAACCGGGGCAGCATCGTTACTCCGCTGAAAGACCGCATCGAGAGCCAGATACTGACCCACTACCCCGAGTCGGTAGACGTGGCCACGGCCATCACCCGCCAGGAGGCCCGCACCCTGCCCGAGCAGCGCACCCGCGCCCATGTGCCCGAGCTGGTGGCACGCCTGCTGGAGCTGGTAGCCTTTGAGGCCCGAGACAGTGAGTATGTGGATGCCCACAGCGGCGTGAGTGCCCGCCTCACCATCAGCGGGATGGAGCAGCTGCACAGCGCCGTGGAGCTGCGCCTGCTGCAGAATGGCCAGGCACAAGACCACGCCCGCATTGGCGACCTGTACAGCGTGATACCGGCCATAACCGGAAAGATAGAGCTGGTGTATGAGGGCGAACAGGAGGGGCCAGCAGCCGTGGCCCACGCCCTGATAGGCAAGGCCATCCGCCGCCAGTTCAACGAACTGTACCCCAACCCCGAACGGCTGAAAAAGGAGAAAGAAAGCAATGTGTACGAAGCCGTCATCCAGTGGTTCAACAGCGGCCAGCAGCTAGACCTGACCCGCACACAAACCCACGGAGACTATGCCGCCGCGCTACAGCGGGTGCCTGGCCTGGCCCAGCTGGTAGAGCACCATCACCCTGGGCTGGAGGCCCAAACCCGGAACCTGCACATGGAGCTCATCCTGCACGGCCTGAGCGAGCAGAGCCAGATAAGCCGCCACCGCCTGGCACGCGGCGTACAGTTTACCGACATGCTGGGCAGCCTCTTCAGCACCGACTTCTCCTTTGACGACGAGGAAGAAGACGACGAAGCCTAG
- a CDS encoding ribonucleoside-diphosphate reductase subunit alpha, translating into MFVVNRRGEKEPVQFDKIVNRIDALCEGLNSKIDAVQVAQRVVPGLFDGVSTQQLDELSAETAASMVTIHPDYAILAARIAVSNLHKTTDSRFSTTIEILHKYQHPITGERASLISDEVYAVINKHAARLDAAIAHERDFSFDYFGFRTLQRSYLLRVNDHIVERPQHMFMRVSVGIHMGDIDAAIETYNLMSDKWFTHATPTLFNAGTPTPQLSSCFLLTVKEDSITGIFETLKQCAEISKSAGGIGLSIHNVRAKSSYIRGTNGKSNGIVPMLQVFNNTARYVDQGGGKRKGAFAMYLEPWHADIFDFLELKKNHGKEEQRARDLFYALWVPDLFMKRVEADADWSLFDPNEAPGLFDSWGDEFERKYTEYERRGIARRTVKARTLWKHIVDAQIETGTPYILYKDHANRKSNQQNLGTIRSSNLCAEVIEYTSPDEVAVCNLASIALSRFVFRGEFDFEKLHQVTKVAARNLNKIIDINYYPIPEARNSNMRHRPVGIGVQGLADVFMKLKYPFESDEARLLNKAIFETMYHAAIEASCELAEREGAYQTFAGSPLSKGQFQFDLWGVQPSPRYDWEALRQRVMKHGVRNSLLIALMPTASTSQILGNNECFEPITSNIYSRRVLSGEFVVVNKYLVNDLVQLGLWNEQMKNKLIAANGSVQDIPEIPADLREVYKTVWEIKQKAIIDMAADRGAYVCQSQSLNIYMREPSFKKLSSMQFYAWHAGLKTGTYYLRSQGAAEAIKFSLDHSAVQAAQKAHSGTTGSLPATDTGAQPEQRPSAERFFSDDIEAAACSLDDPDCLACSA; encoded by the coding sequence ATGTTTGTAGTAAACCGCCGGGGTGAGAAAGAACCCGTACAATTCGATAAAATCGTAAACCGAATAGATGCCCTGTGCGAGGGCCTGAACAGCAAGATAGATGCCGTACAGGTGGCCCAGCGGGTAGTGCCGGGCCTCTTTGACGGGGTGAGCACCCAGCAGCTGGATGAGCTGAGTGCCGAGACGGCTGCCAGCATGGTAACCATACACCCGGATTATGCCATCCTGGCGGCACGCATTGCGGTGAGCAACCTGCACAAAACCACCGATAGCCGCTTTAGCACCACCATCGAGATCCTGCACAAGTACCAGCACCCCATAACCGGCGAGCGTGCCAGCCTGATCAGCGATGAGGTGTATGCCGTGATAAACAAGCACGCCGCCCGCCTGGATGCGGCCATTGCCCACGAGCGCGACTTCAGCTTTGACTATTTCGGCTTTCGCACCCTGCAGCGCAGCTACCTGCTACGGGTGAATGACCACATTGTGGAGCGCCCGCAGCACATGTTTATGCGCGTATCCGTAGGCATACACATGGGGGACATAGATGCCGCCATAGAGACCTATAACCTGATGAGCGACAAGTGGTTTACCCACGCCACACCCACCCTCTTCAATGCAGGTACGCCTACCCCCCAGCTCAGCAGCTGCTTCTTGCTTACGGTGAAGGAGGACAGCATTACGGGTATCTTCGAAACCCTGAAGCAGTGTGCCGAGATCAGCAAGAGCGCCGGCGGTATTGGCCTCAGTATCCACAACGTACGTGCCAAGAGCAGCTACATACGCGGCACCAATGGCAAGAGTAACGGCATTGTGCCCATGCTACAGGTGTTTAACAACACAGCCCGCTATGTAGACCAGGGCGGAGGCAAGCGCAAAGGCGCCTTTGCCATGTATCTGGAACCCTGGCATGCCGATATCTTCGACTTTCTGGAGCTGAAGAAGAACCACGGAAAGGAAGAGCAGCGTGCGCGCGACCTGTTCTATGCCCTGTGGGTGCCCGACCTCTTCATGAAGCGGGTGGAAGCCGATGCAGACTGGAGCCTGTTCGACCCCAATGAGGCTCCAGGCCTGTTTGACAGTTGGGGAGATGAGTTTGAGCGCAAGTATACCGAATACGAACGCCGGGGCATTGCCCGCCGTACCGTAAAGGCTCGCACCCTCTGGAAACACATTGTGGATGCGCAGATAGAAACCGGCACCCCCTACATCCTGTACAAGGACCACGCCAACCGGAAGAGCAACCAGCAGAACCTGGGCACCATACGCAGCAGCAACCTGTGTGCCGAGGTGATAGAATACACCAGCCCCGACGAGGTGGCCGTGTGCAACCTGGCCTCCATAGCCCTCAGCCGGTTCGTGTTCCGGGGCGAGTTCGACTTTGAAAAACTACACCAGGTGACCAAGGTGGCTGCCCGAAACCTGAACAAAATCATCGACATCAACTACTACCCCATCCCCGAGGCACGCAATAGCAACATGCGCCACCGCCCGGTGGGCATAGGGGTGCAGGGCTTGGCAGATGTGTTCATGAAGCTGAAGTACCCCTTCGAGAGCGATGAGGCACGCCTGCTGAACAAGGCCATCTTCGAAACCATGTATCATGCGGCTATAGAGGCCAGCTGTGAGCTAGCCGAACGAGAGGGAGCCTATCAGACCTTTGCCGGCAGCCCCCTCAGCAAGGGCCAGTTCCAATTCGACCTGTGGGGCGTGCAGCCCAGCCCACGCTATGACTGGGAGGCCCTGCGCCAGCGCGTGATGAAGCACGGCGTGCGAAATAGCCTGCTCATTGCCCTGATGCCCACCGCCAGCACCAGCCAGATACTGGGCAACAATGAGTGCTTTGAACCCATTACCAGCAACATCTACAGCCGCCGTGTGCTAAGTGGAGAGTTTGTGGTCGTAAACAAATACCTGGTGAACGACCTGGTGCAGCTAGGCCTGTGGAATGAGCAGATGAAGAACAAGCTGATAGCTGCCAACGGCAGCGTGCAGGATATACCCGAAATACCCGCCGACCTGAGGGAGGTGTACAAGACGGTGTGGGAGATCAAGCAAAAGGCCATTATCGACATGGCTGCAGACCGTGGAGCCTATGTGTGCCAAAGCCAAAGCCTGAACATCTACATGCGCGAACCCAGCTTCAAGAAGCTGAGCAGCATGCAGTTCTACGCCTGGCATGCAGGCCTGAAGACCGGAACCTACTACCTGCGTAGCCAGGGTGCGGCCGAGGCCATCAAGTTTAGCTTGGACCACAGCGCGGTACAGGCTGCTCAGAAGGCCCATAGTGGTACGACTGGCAGCCTACCCGCTACCGACACCGGCGCTCAGCCCGAACAGCGGCCTAGTGCCGAGCGCTTCTTCTCCGATGACATAGAGGCAGCCGCCTGCAGCCTGGACGACCCGGACTGCCTGGCCTGTAGCGCCTAG
- a CDS encoding ribonucleoside-diphosphate reductase small subunit translates to MKRNKYLDSNEPILQDTPGRFVLFPIRHDDIWHMYKQAEASFWTTEEIDLSADLIDWEDRLNEDERHFIKHVLAFFAASDGIVNENLVLHFMQDVTIPEARCFYGFQIAIENIHAETYSLLIDTYIKDTAEKDRLFNALETVPAVARKAQWALRWIDNAETFAERLVAFAAVEGIFFSGSFCSVFWLKKRGLMPGLSFSNELISRDEGLHCDFACLLFSMLQHPTSETRVREIILDAVRIEQEFVTEALPVSLIGMNAEMMSQYIEFVADRLMNALGFDKIYRTHNPFPWMEMISLQGKTNFFEKRVSEYQKAGVMSSKEDLAFDLDEDF, encoded by the coding sequence ATGAAAAGGAACAAGTATCTGGATTCGAACGAGCCGATCCTGCAGGATACACCGGGCCGCTTCGTGCTGTTCCCCATCCGGCACGACGATATCTGGCATATGTACAAGCAGGCCGAGGCCAGCTTCTGGACCACCGAGGAGATAGACCTGAGTGCAGACCTGATAGACTGGGAAGACAGGCTGAATGAGGATGAGCGCCACTTTATCAAGCACGTGCTGGCCTTTTTTGCCGCCAGCGATGGCATTGTGAATGAGAACCTGGTGCTGCACTTTATGCAGGATGTAACGATCCCCGAGGCACGCTGTTTCTACGGATTCCAGATCGCGATCGAGAACATCCATGCCGAGACCTATAGCCTGCTGATTGATACCTACATAAAGGATACCGCAGAGAAAGACCGGCTATTCAATGCCCTGGAGACTGTTCCCGCCGTGGCCCGGAAGGCCCAGTGGGCCCTGCGCTGGATAGACAATGCCGAGACCTTTGCCGAGCGCCTGGTGGCCTTTGCCGCCGTAGAGGGCATCTTTTTCAGCGGCAGCTTCTGCTCCGTCTTCTGGCTGAAAAAGCGCGGCCTGATGCCTGGCCTCAGCTTTAGCAACGAGCTGATAAGCCGAGACGAGGGCCTGCACTGTGACTTCGCCTGCCTACTCTTCAGCATGCTGCAGCACCCCACCAGCGAGACCAGGGTGCGTGAGATCATCCTGGATGCGGTGCGTATTGAGCAGGAATTTGTAACAGAAGCCCTGCCTGTAAGCCTGATTGGCATGAATGCCGAGATGATGAGCCAGTATATTGAGTTTGTGGCTGACCGGCTGATGAATGCCCTGGGCTTCGACAAGATCTACCGCACCCACAACCCCTTCCCCTGGATGGAAATGATCAGCCTGCAGGGCAAGACCAATTTCTTTGAAAAACGCGTAAGCGAGTACCAAAAGGCCGGCGTAATGTCCAGCAAGGAAGATCTGGCATTCGACCTGGACGAGGATTTTTAG